One window of the Leucobacter komagatae genome contains the following:
- a CDS encoding tyrosine-type recombinase/integrase, with the protein MTEQPTLWDDTEALLQTWRHWQVAQGLSDRTYTERDAVMRHLFEFTKATPRTLAPFHIIMYCGRPDLSDASRASYHATIRAFCAWMIRARVREDDPTSETPRPKRPRTKPRPLSFEAVRAVYAAANRERTRAYILLAVLSGMRIHEVAKIRGEDIDLDRGTLVIEGKGGVIEIVPLHDDLRALALRMPRAGYWFPAYTVEGCVGRKAIYTAIKGAMRRAGYGHAKPHMLRHSYGTELLGAGADLRVVQELMRHADVSTTQLYTDIHWSAKVAAVSALSLGLAA; encoded by the coding sequence TTGACCGAACAGCCGACGCTCTGGGATGACACCGAGGCACTGCTGCAAACATGGCGACACTGGCAGGTAGCGCAAGGGCTTTCCGATCGCACCTACACCGAGCGTGACGCAGTGATGCGCCACCTGTTCGAGTTCACGAAGGCGACACCGCGCACGCTCGCGCCATTCCACATCATCATGTACTGCGGTCGGCCCGATCTGTCCGACGCGAGCCGGGCGAGCTACCACGCGACGATCCGGGCGTTCTGCGCGTGGATGATCCGTGCCCGCGTGCGTGAGGATGATCCGACCTCGGAGACGCCGCGACCGAAGCGGCCACGCACGAAGCCGCGCCCGCTCAGCTTCGAGGCCGTGCGCGCCGTTTACGCTGCGGCCAACCGTGAGCGCACACGGGCCTACATTCTCCTCGCGGTGCTCTCGGGGATGCGCATTCACGAGGTCGCGAAGATTCGCGGTGAAGATATTGACCTTGACCGGGGAACGCTCGTGATCGAAGGCAAGGGCGGCGTTATCGAGATAGTGCCGCTGCACGACGACCTGCGCGCCCTCGCGCTACGGATGCCTCGGGCCGGGTACTGGTTCCCGGCGTATACCGTCGAGGGGTGTGTCGGGCGCAAGGCGATCTACACGGCGATCAAAGGCGCGATGCGGCGAGCCGGATACGGGCACGCAAAACCGCACATGCTGCGCCACTCCTACGGCACCGAACTACTCGGGGCAGGGGCAGACCTGCGCGTCGTTCAGGAGTTGATGCGTCACGCTGACGTGAGCACAACCCAGCTCTACACCGATATTCACTGGTCGGCCAAGGTAGCGGCGGTTAGCGCTCTATCGCTCGGCCTCGCAGCATAG
- a CDS encoding AAA family ATPase — translation MSSETSPQRPSASETLTPEQAQWVAQVFEACADSIEQAIHGKRRVVELVLASVLAGGHVLLEDVPGTGKTALSRALGQVIQGTSARIQFTPDLLPGDVTGVSVFDQRAGTFEFHAGPIFANVVLADEINRASPKTQSALLEVMEEGQVTVDGHTHEVGTPFIVIATQNPVEQAGTYRLPEAQLDRFAIKTSIGYPDDAAMMRILQGSRAEREEIRPVVTTAMVTQAQQFVRRVHVGPVVADYAVRIVEATRRASEVRLGASVRGTIALVRLASAWAAAHGRHFVTPDDVRDLALVALAHRLVLEPEAEFDGVSAEDVVGRILLDIPVPQENGGA, via the coding sequence ATGAGCAGCGAGACCTCACCCCAGCGCCCCAGCGCCTCAGAGACCCTCACGCCAGAGCAGGCGCAGTGGGTCGCCCAGGTATTCGAAGCGTGCGCCGACTCGATCGAGCAGGCGATCCACGGCAAGCGCCGCGTCGTCGAGCTCGTGCTCGCAAGCGTGCTCGCTGGCGGCCACGTGCTGCTCGAGGACGTGCCGGGCACGGGCAAGACCGCGCTCTCGCGCGCTCTCGGCCAGGTGATTCAGGGGACATCGGCCCGCATCCAGTTCACCCCAGACCTGCTGCCCGGCGACGTCACCGGCGTCTCGGTGTTCGATCAGCGAGCCGGCACGTTTGAGTTCCACGCCGGCCCCATCTTCGCAAACGTCGTCTTGGCCGACGAGATCAACCGGGCGAGCCCGAAGACCCAGTCGGCCCTCCTCGAGGTGATGGAAGAGGGCCAGGTGACCGTCGACGGCCACACCCACGAGGTCGGCACCCCCTTCATTGTCATCGCCACGCAGAACCCGGTCGAGCAGGCCGGCACGTACCGCCTCCCCGAGGCGCAGCTCGACCGCTTCGCGATCAAGACGTCGATCGGCTACCCCGATGACGCGGCGATGATGCGCATTCTTCAGGGGTCGCGGGCTGAACGCGAGGAGATCCGCCCCGTCGTGACGACGGCGATGGTGACGCAGGCGCAGCAGTTCGTTCGTCGCGTGCACGTCGGCCCCGTCGTCGCTGACTACGCAGTGCGCATCGTGGAAGCGACGCGCCGGGCAAGCGAGGTGCGCCTCGGTGCGAGCGTGCGCGGCACGATCGCGCTCGTGCGCCTCGCGTCGGCGTGGGCAGCCGCGCACGGCAGGCACTTCGTGACACCCGACGACGTGCGCGACCTCGCGCTCGTCGCACTCGCCCACCGCCTTGTGCTCGAGCCCGAGGCCGAGTTCGACGGGGTCTCGGCGGAGGACGTTGTTGGGCGCATTCTGCTCGACATCCCCGTGCCGCAGGAGAACGGCGGCGCGTGA
- a CDS encoding phage holin, which translates to MTTPKPLRRDRSRRGSVFTLKLRRWLYGVAAALVPVATVYGLTTDAQAAALLALAGALLGVTGLALANPTAD; encoded by the coding sequence ATGACGACCCCCAAGCCCCTCAGACGCGACCGCAGCCGTCGCGGGAGTGTCTTTACGCTCAAGCTCCGTAGGTGGCTGTACGGCGTCGCGGCGGCGCTCGTGCCCGTCGCTACCGTGTACGGACTCACCACCGACGCGCAGGCCGCGGCGCTCCTCGCGCTTGCGGGCGCGCTCCTCGGCGTGACCGGGCTCGCGCTCGCGAACCCGACGGCGGACTAG
- the rplA gene encoding 50S ribosomal protein L1 — translation MAQKSKAYRAAAAKIQADKFYTPAEAVALAKETGSAKTDATVEVAVRLGVDPRKADQMVRGTVNLPHGTGKTARVIVFANGPAAEAALAAGADEVGGDELIEKVAAGYTDFDSAVATPELMGKVGRLGKVLGPRGLMPNPKTGTVTMDTAKAVTDIKGGKIEFRVDKHANVHFIVGKASFSQEQLNDNISSVLDEIVRLKPASAKGKYVIKGAVSTTFGPGIPLDVSGL, via the coding sequence ATGGCACAGAAGTCGAAGGCGTACCGCGCCGCTGCCGCAAAGATTCAGGCAGACAAGTTCTACACTCCCGCTGAGGCAGTTGCCCTCGCGAAGGAGACCGGTTCGGCAAAGACCGACGCGACCGTTGAGGTTGCTGTTCGTCTCGGCGTCGACCCCCGTAAGGCCGATCAGATGGTTCGCGGTACCGTGAACCTTCCCCACGGCACCGGCAAGACCGCACGCGTCATCGTGTTCGCAAACGGCCCGGCAGCTGAGGCTGCTCTCGCCGCTGGCGCAGACGAGGTCGGCGGCGACGAGCTCATCGAGAAGGTGGCCGCTGGCTACACCGACTTCGATTCGGCTGTCGCGACCCCCGAGCTCATGGGCAAGGTCGGTCGTCTCGGTAAGGTTCTCGGCCCGCGCGGTCTGATGCCGAACCCCAAGACCGGCACCGTCACGATGGACACCGCTAAGGCTGTCACCGACATCAAGGGCGGCAAGATCGAGTTCCGCGTCGACAAGCACGCTAACGTGCACTTCATCGTCGGCAAGGCGTCGTTCTCGCAGGAGCAGCTCAACGACAACATTTCGTCGGTTCTCGACGAGATCGTTCGTCTCAAGCCGGCTTCGGCAAAGGGCAAGTACGTCATCAAGGGCGCTGTCTCGACCACCTTCGGTCCTGGCATTCCGCTCGACGTTTCGGGCCTCTAA
- a CDS encoding serine/threonine-protein kinase: MAEPQLRPPGIPGFSYVRPLGSGGFAQVHLYEQDMPRRVVAVKVLDAGEGAPNAQRLREVFESEADVMARLSSHPSVVTIYQASISLDGSPYIAMEYCPASMGALTKGKPAQLAEVLDAGVRIAGALETAHRAGVLHRDIKPSNVLLTTLGKPVLADFGIAYVTKRGQPEEAEVAMSIPWSAPEVLSLKVSGSVATEIWSLGATLYTFAAGRSPFELPDRGLNTRSKLADRISKAVYQPVPGAQGYAPFDGVMSRALKRDPAARFTSMRELGEALQELQRHYGYEVTPLEVVAEAWLPRVETIPVGTRGPVVSTVGHASRAEQRAAKRAQQLEAGRGTDRDGVVHDRAPLSPLKAGLIGAGIGVAVIAVAGAVLWAALGGGL, from the coding sequence ATGGCTGAGCCCCAGCTGAGACCGCCCGGCATCCCGGGGTTCTCGTACGTGCGCCCACTCGGTTCCGGTGGATTCGCGCAGGTGCATCTCTACGAACAAGACATGCCGCGTCGCGTCGTTGCGGTGAAGGTACTCGACGCCGGTGAGGGCGCTCCGAACGCGCAACGGCTGCGAGAGGTGTTCGAGAGCGAGGCCGACGTGATGGCCAGGCTCTCAAGCCACCCGTCGGTCGTGACGATTTACCAGGCGAGCATTTCGCTCGACGGGTCGCCCTACATCGCGATGGAGTACTGCCCTGCATCGATGGGCGCGCTGACGAAGGGTAAGCCCGCGCAGCTCGCGGAAGTGCTCGACGCGGGCGTCAGGATCGCGGGCGCGCTCGAGACCGCGCACCGGGCCGGCGTGCTGCACCGCGATATCAAGCCGTCGAACGTGCTGCTCACGACGCTCGGCAAGCCCGTGCTCGCCGACTTCGGTATCGCCTACGTCACTAAGCGCGGCCAGCCCGAAGAGGCCGAGGTCGCGATGTCGATTCCGTGGTCGGCGCCCGAGGTGCTGAGCCTCAAGGTGAGCGGCTCGGTCGCCACCGAGATTTGGTCGCTCGGCGCAACCCTGTACACATTCGCGGCGGGTCGGTCACCGTTCGAGCTCCCCGATCGCGGGCTGAACACCCGGTCGAAGCTTGCTGACCGAATCTCGAAGGCCGTGTACCAGCCGGTGCCGGGGGCGCAGGGCTACGCGCCGTTCGACGGCGTGATGTCTCGGGCGCTGAAGCGTGACCCGGCTGCGCGGTTCACCTCGATGCGAGAGCTCGGTGAGGCGCTCCAAGAGCTCCAGCGGCACTACGGCTACGAGGTCACACCGCTCGAGGTCGTGGCAGAGGCCTGGCTGCCGCGCGTTGAAACGATCCCGGTCGGCACGCGCGGCCCCGTCGTGAGTACCGTCGGCCACGCGTCGCGCGCGGAGCAGCGGGCGGCAAAGCGCGCCCAGCAGTTGGAAGCGGGTCGCGGCACCGACCGTGACGGCGTCGTGCACGACCGCGCGCCGCTGTCGCCGCTGAAGGCGGGCCTGATTGGCGCAGGCATCGGCGTCGCTGTAATCGCGGTCGCCGGTGCCGTGCTGTGGGCCGCGCTCGGCGGCGGGCTATGA
- a CDS encoding Ig-like domain-containing protein → MSRRSAPKRAAGSQRVRGWIAGAAAVAVIATVAVVSSGFDSRETPRAEPSVWVTRDAGQYARVNTETGEIDTVRKVAEPSGVVQRGADSLVLSHGNGQAWRVDAASPQDLSDDAAAKGAGDDIAQEDGGTASAEAGAADGTAATNAALADAAASVLPDGARDVLGAGEYLLVRTESGRVYVGTSVEALKQLDPRAPDGAGSGESGAGDSSNAAPNAGDRAKAGQDGSALEFLTDAVALDAKGRVALYSASSDTLWQYDIRAERFLGVGDPLPRAATGIEQPELALVSGDWVLLDPSTGRVFRAGEKPQRIDAVGAARLQWSGEGDGPGAGGGTAALIADTAGLWRVPASGEPKRIAESSGAPARPSVADGVRVAAWVDQTRGQLWRSDAGAGSALSDLQYDEAAGTVGDPEPTFFTNGERTVLGETRSGMLWTLPDGRLIPLAQWTISDPPKEDRGTVVVDEVTEQVPPVAQDDAFGVRAGEPTQLQVLLNDYDANKRDVLTIVPESLGESPIPAEFGTIELLPDAQSLSVRPARGATGSATFSYRITDGALESEPATVTLTAVSGDVNTAPEWCPVAGCQREWGVPDLAPGGTLVHPVLEGWVDPEGDPMLLAGVELLRPEDPARAMITADGRLAVKHLDPNAGASELMLRITVRDARGAEAHRDLQVAIQPGALAQFLGTAVTVQVGPTAAVDVLDRVSGGSGSFVLRDVNVLSGSDRVRATAKPADGTVEVTATSPGQALLSVGITDTGTGAELTGIVRVTATEGSAPLALPPLRAFVRPFADSTVEVLDAIAGAQSRSLAVASATVTDGQLRAEVIDHSKVRVAGSTEDGAAGRIGAADVVVTEGTARATGRLTVFQVPESGLAGAVAVADTATVRAGDVVDIRVLDNDISAPGERLVLHPEITGSGAKGELAFASGSVLRYLAPQKAGTYELRYTTYGASSPEASDTGSVTVRVIPQGANSDPQPRELTTRVAPGAVAEVRVPLSGVDPDGDRVRLSGVTQGDDSHVAAAITPTGNGIAVTVSGDAEPGLHTVTYSVHDGRGGTGEAKLRVIVAEQQETGAPVVSSDYVRVVLGSQTPVVVSPLDNDVDPAGGKLEILSVEPNLPGGAKHPEYARAAARIDLSDLAQGRVSVTAGAEPGTVSYRYTVKSGASSSTADGLILVQTSDRVGSQAPTVTDTILSVRDRHNLARGGVDVVTDRVRWAAGDVSALKLTLWEGGQPGYTVKGNRIVGAYKPEGDLVAFKLSGADAAGKQVASYGFLIVPPLDELRLTLRPGVQPITVDENKTADATVASLVDVGANDTVELRQGSFSVGRSGASCQAISPGALRYSAGAEAPWSDVCVIDVRLAGQTTWTALPIPVTIVPRDPVVKLESLTRTIAPGDAERINLADMVRWEGNRAGDVSKLKFSVSGGGSKFTVSASGAAVSVEAWADAAPGSQENLTVTVSGAGESRAPLVLRVGQVPRDTPRGATVDLRCTVGGNCATDVIGQPGEYDPFAGKQGGGLKLDTVNSAGCSVGTVRRAGDRGISVSWADSRGPGGRCTVGFTVRDAQGRVGEGSVELDAQGVPRAPVSVTPTGATGDSVSLAVALNPQAAHPAVTGVELVTSGGAAVGTCSVAGGTASCTVSGLTPGKANQQTYYARAVNGVGASDRTANGAATWAYTPPSAPKVEATAVKDSTNTSTTQGRVEVRVSGADSARRFLLTVGEHSAVEVGRRSVHQVSPGSHTVTVIPEDADIPPGYSGSAQGGAGTATVTVGAAPIAAASRIVPDAAGDGSATIVYDEWGANYASNVEYTFGLAREGAGKARCSQSSPQFGGLTRFATYTGVMCATSDSGTTTVQLAPVWVGGVPEAPTVQQGYVVAPDASGADRVREYTGIAAQPVFGGKVPSARLVFSNGNTDTLLTAPVGGTLTVKQCVGDPAAPRCSPEVPVAPRDGGPTGVRISLVAQCVPATGDPADSFQLEGTGPGAPTYTAVGSDIEVAWPNAQWNPVTFTGVVCGTP, encoded by the coding sequence ATGAGCCGGCGGTCCGCGCCCAAACGGGCGGCGGGCTCACAGCGCGTGCGCGGGTGGATCGCGGGCGCCGCAGCCGTCGCGGTCATCGCGACGGTGGCTGTCGTGTCGAGCGGGTTCGACTCGCGTGAGACGCCGCGGGCCGAGCCGAGCGTCTGGGTCACCCGCGACGCGGGCCAGTACGCGCGCGTGAATACCGAGACCGGCGAGATCGACACGGTTCGGAAGGTCGCCGAGCCGAGCGGCGTCGTGCAGCGTGGCGCAGACAGCCTCGTGCTGAGCCACGGCAATGGGCAGGCCTGGCGGGTGGACGCCGCGAGCCCGCAAGACCTGTCTGACGACGCAGCAGCGAAGGGTGCCGGTGATGACATCGCGCAGGAAGACGGCGGCACCGCCTCCGCTGAAGCAGGGGCGGCCGACGGCACCGCCGCGACGAACGCCGCGCTCGCAGACGCAGCGGCGAGTGTTCTCCCGGACGGCGCGCGCGATGTGCTCGGAGCGGGGGAGTACTTGCTGGTGCGCACCGAGTCCGGCCGCGTGTACGTCGGGACGAGCGTCGAGGCGCTGAAACAGCTCGACCCCCGTGCGCCCGACGGGGCTGGCAGCGGCGAGAGCGGCGCCGGCGACAGCAGCAACGCCGCCCCCAACGCGGGCGACCGCGCGAAGGCCGGCCAAGACGGCTCCGCGCTCGAATTCTTGACCGACGCCGTCGCGCTCGACGCGAAGGGCAGGGTCGCGCTGTACTCCGCGAGCAGCGACACGCTCTGGCAGTACGACATCCGCGCAGAGCGCTTCCTCGGCGTCGGAGACCCGCTGCCACGCGCCGCAACCGGGATCGAGCAGCCCGAGCTAGCCCTCGTATCGGGCGACTGGGTGCTGCTCGACCCCTCGACGGGCCGCGTCTTCCGCGCGGGTGAGAAGCCCCAGCGCATCGATGCGGTCGGCGCAGCCCGCCTGCAGTGGAGTGGCGAGGGCGACGGGCCGGGGGCCGGCGGCGGCACCGCGGCGCTCATCGCCGACACGGCGGGCCTCTGGCGTGTCCCAGCGTCGGGTGAGCCGAAGCGGATCGCGGAGAGCTCGGGCGCACCCGCCCGGCCGAGCGTGGCCGACGGTGTGCGCGTCGCGGCCTGGGTCGACCAGACGCGGGGCCAGCTCTGGCGAAGCGACGCCGGGGCGGGAAGCGCGCTCTCCGACCTGCAGTACGACGAGGCGGCCGGCACCGTTGGTGATCCCGAACCCACGTTTTTCACGAACGGCGAGCGCACCGTGCTCGGCGAGACCCGCAGCGGCATGCTCTGGACGCTGCCTGACGGGCGGCTGATTCCGCTCGCCCAGTGGACAATCTCGGACCCGCCGAAGGAAGACAGGGGCACCGTCGTCGTCGACGAGGTGACCGAACAGGTGCCGCCCGTCGCACAGGACGACGCGTTCGGCGTGCGCGCGGGCGAGCCGACACAGCTGCAGGTGCTGCTGAACGACTACGACGCGAACAAGCGCGACGTGCTCACCATCGTGCCTGAGTCGCTCGGCGAGTCGCCCATCCCGGCGGAGTTCGGCACGATCGAGCTACTGCCCGACGCGCAGTCGCTCTCGGTGCGGCCGGCGAGGGGCGCGACTGGGTCGGCAACATTCAGCTACCGCATCACCGACGGCGCGCTCGAGTCCGAGCCCGCGACAGTCACCCTCACGGCCGTGAGCGGCGACGTGAACACGGCGCCGGAGTGGTGCCCGGTCGCGGGCTGCCAGCGCGAGTGGGGCGTGCCAGATCTCGCGCCCGGCGGCACGCTCGTGCACCCGGTGCTTGAGGGGTGGGTTGACCCCGAGGGTGACCCGATGCTGCTCGCGGGCGTTGAGCTGCTGCGGCCCGAAGACCCCGCGCGGGCGATGATCACCGCCGACGGCCGCCTCGCGGTGAAGCACCTCGACCCGAACGCCGGGGCGTCCGAGCTCATGCTGCGCATCACGGTGCGGGATGCGCGGGGTGCGGAGGCGCACCGCGACCTGCAGGTCGCGATCCAGCCCGGCGCCCTCGCCCAGTTCCTCGGCACGGCTGTGACGGTGCAGGTCGGCCCGACGGCGGCCGTGGACGTGCTCGATCGCGTGTCGGGCGGCTCAGGCTCGTTCGTGCTGCGCGATGTCAATGTGTTGAGCGGCAGCGACCGCGTGCGCGCCACCGCGAAGCCGGCCGACGGGACCGTCGAGGTCACCGCGACGAGCCCCGGGCAAGCGCTCCTCTCGGTCGGGATCACCGACACTGGAACGGGCGCTGAGCTCACCGGTATCGTGCGCGTCACAGCAACCGAGGGGAGCGCCCCCCTCGCGCTGCCCCCGCTGCGCGCGTTTGTGCGGCCCTTCGCCGACTCCACCGTCGAGGTGCTCGACGCGATCGCGGGCGCTCAGTCGCGCTCACTCGCAGTCGCAAGCGCCACGGTCACCGACGGGCAGCTGCGCGCGGAGGTCATTGACCACTCCAAGGTGCGCGTCGCGGGCAGCACTGAAGACGGCGCTGCGGGCCGCATCGGCGCGGCTGACGTCGTCGTCACGGAGGGCACCGCGCGCGCGACGGGGCGCCTCACCGTGTTCCAGGTGCCCGAGTCGGGCCTCGCGGGCGCCGTCGCCGTCGCCGACACCGCGACCGTGCGCGCGGGCGACGTCGTCGACATCCGCGTGCTCGACAATGACATCTCGGCCCCGGGGGAGCGGCTCGTGCTGCACCCCGAGATCACCGGGTCGGGCGCGAAGGGCGAGCTCGCCTTCGCCTCGGGGAGCGTGCTGCGCTACCTCGCGCCGCAGAAGGCAGGCACGTACGAGCTTCGCTACACGACCTACGGTGCCTCCTCCCCCGAGGCGAGCGACACCGGCTCGGTGACGGTGCGGGTGATTCCGCAGGGCGCGAACTCCGACCCGCAGCCGCGCGAGCTCACCACGCGGGTCGCGCCGGGCGCCGTCGCCGAGGTGCGGGTTCCGCTCTCGGGTGTCGACCCCGACGGCGACCGAGTGCGCCTGTCAGGCGTCACTCAGGGCGATGATTCGCACGTCGCGGCGGCCATCACCCCGACGGGTAACGGCATCGCCGTGACGGTGAGCGGTGACGCTGAGCCAGGCCTGCACACCGTCACCTACTCCGTCCACGACGGGCGCGGGGGCACGGGGGAGGCGAAGCTGCGCGTCATCGTCGCGGAGCAGCAGGAGACTGGCGCCCCCGTCGTCTCGAGCGACTATGTGCGCGTCGTTCTCGGGTCGCAGACGCCTGTGGTCGTCTCGCCGCTCGACAACGACGTCGACCCGGCAGGCGGCAAGCTCGAGATTCTCTCCGTCGAGCCCAACCTGCCCGGAGGGGCAAAGCACCCCGAGTATGCTCGCGCGGCCGCAAGGATTGACCTGTCAGACCTCGCCCAGGGGCGGGTCTCTGTGACCGCCGGCGCTGAGCCGGGCACCGTGTCGTACCGCTACACGGTGAAGTCGGGTGCCTCGTCGAGCACCGCTGATGGGCTCATCCTGGTGCAGACGTCTGACAGGGTTGGCTCGCAAGCGCCCACCGTGACCGACACGATTCTCAGCGTGCGCGACCGCCACAACCTCGCGCGGGGTGGCGTCGACGTCGTGACCGACAGGGTGCGCTGGGCCGCCGGCGACGTGTCTGCGCTGAAGCTCACGCTCTGGGAGGGCGGCCAGCCCGGCTACACCGTGAAGGGCAACCGGATCGTCGGCGCCTACAAACCCGAGGGCGACCTCGTGGCCTTTAAGCTCAGCGGCGCCGATGCGGCTGGAAAGCAGGTAGCGAGCTACGGGTTCTTGATCGTGCCGCCACTCGACGAACTCAGGCTGACGCTTCGGCCGGGCGTGCAGCCCATCACCGTCGACGAGAACAAGACGGCCGACGCGACCGTCGCGTCACTCGTCGACGTGGGGGCGAACGATACCGTCGAGCTTCGTCAGGGCTCCTTCTCGGTTGGGCGCTCTGGGGCGAGCTGCCAGGCGATCTCCCCAGGGGCGCTGCGTTACTCCGCGGGCGCCGAGGCCCCCTGGTCTGACGTCTGCGTGATTGACGTGCGTTTGGCGGGCCAGACGACCTGGACGGCGCTTCCGATCCCCGTCACGATTGTGCCTCGCGACCCCGTCGTGAAGCTCGAATCGTTGACCCGCACGATCGCGCCGGGTGACGCCGAGCGGATCAACCTTGCCGACATGGTGCGGTGGGAGGGTAACCGCGCGGGCGACGTTTCGAAGCTGAAGTTCTCGGTCTCGGGCGGCGGCTCAAAGTTCACGGTCAGCGCCTCGGGCGCGGCCGTCTCGGTCGAGGCCTGGGCTGACGCCGCGCCGGGCAGCCAGGAGAACCTCACGGTGACGGTGAGCGGCGCGGGTGAATCGCGCGCGCCGCTCGTGCTGCGCGTCGGCCAGGTGCCCCGCGACACCCCGCGGGGCGCGACCGTCGACCTGCGCTGCACGGTCGGCGGGAACTGCGCGACAGACGTCATTGGCCAGCCGGGCGAGTACGACCCCTTCGCTGGGAAGCAGGGCGGCGGCCTGAAGCTCGACACCGTGAACTCCGCGGGCTGCTCCGTCGGCACCGTGCGGCGCGCGGGCGACCGCGGCATCTCGGTGTCGTGGGCTGACTCCCGCGGGCCGGGCGGGCGCTGCACCGTCGGCTTCACCGTGCGCGATGCGCAGGGCAGGGTCGGCGAGGGCAGCGTTGAGCTCGACGCCCAGGGCGTGCCGCGTGCCCCGGTGAGCGTGACCCCGACGGGCGCGACGGGCGACAGCGTGAGTCTCGCGGTCGCCCTCAACCCGCAGGCGGCGCACCCCGCCGTCACGGGCGTCGAGCTCGTCACCAGCGGCGGCGCGGCGGTTGGCACCTGCTCGGTCGCTGGCGGCACTGCCAGCTGCACGGTCTCGGGGCTCACCCCGGGTAAGGCGAACCAGCAGACCTACTACGCTCGTGCGGTGAACGGCGTCGGCGCCTCAGATCGCACTGCGAATGGCGCGGCCACGTGGGCGTACACGCCACCCTCGGCCCCGAAGGTCGAGGCGACGGCAGTGAAAGACAGCACGAACACCTCTACAACGCAGGGGCGCGTCGAGGTGCGCGTTTCCGGGGCCGATTCGGCAAGGCGGTTCCTGCTCACCGTCGGTGAGCACTCCGCCGTCGAGGTCGGCAGGCGAAGCGTGCACCAGGTGAGCCCGGGCTCACACACCGTCACTGTCATCCCCGAAGACGCAGACATTCCGCCCGGCTACTCCGGCTCCGCGCAGGGCGGCGCAGGCACGGCCACTGTCACCGTGGGGGCCGCGCCCATCGCGGCCGCGAGCCGCATCGTGCCCGACGCGGCGGGCGATGGCTCCGCAACGATCGTGTATGACGAGTGGGGCGCGAACTACGCATCGAACGTGGAGTACACGTTCGGCCTCGCGCGCGAGGGCGCAGGCAAAGCGCGGTGCTCGCAGAGCTCGCCCCAGTTCGGTGGGCTCACACGCTTCGCGACGTACACGGGGGTCATGTGTGCGACGAGCGACTCCGGCACGACAACCGTGCAGCTCGCGCCCGTCTGGGTGGGAGGCGTGCCCGAGGCCCCCACGGTGCAGCAGGGTTACGTCGTGGCCCCCGATGCGTCGGGCGCCGACAGGGTGCGGGAGTACACGGGCATCGCCGCGCAGCCGGTGTTCGGCGGCAAGGTGCCCTCGGCCCGACTCGTCTTCAGCAACGGCAACACCGACACGCTGCTCACCGCCCCCGTCGGGGGCACCCTCACCGTGAAGCAGTGCGTCGGTGACCCAGCCGCACCGAGGTGCTCGCCCGAGGTGCCGGTCGCGCCGCGAGACGGCGGGCCGACGGGCGTGAGGATATCGCTCGTCGCTCAGTGTGTGCCGGCCACCGGCGACCCCGCCGACAGCTTCCAGCTCGAGGGAACGGGGCCGGGTGCTCCGACCTACACCGCCGTCGGCAGCGACATCGAGGTTGCGTGGCCGAATGCGCAGTGGAACCCGGTAACGTTCACTGGAGTGGTCTGTGGCACGCCGTAG
- the rplK gene encoding 50S ribosomal protein L11: MAKAKKVTGLIKLQIAAGAANPAPPVGPALGQHGVNIMEFCKAYNAATESQRGNVVPVEITVYEDRSFTFILKTPPAAELLKKAAGVQKGSGTPHTVKVAKVTAEQVRQIAEQKRADLNANDIDAAAKIIAGTARSMGITVE, from the coding sequence ATGGCAAAAGCCAAGAAGGTTACCGGTCTGATTAAGCTTCAGATCGCAGCCGGCGCCGCCAACCCGGCACCCCCCGTGGGCCCCGCCCTGGGTCAGCACGGCGTCAACATCATGGAGTTCTGCAAGGCGTACAACGCTGCGACGGAATCCCAGCGCGGCAACGTGGTCCCCGTTGAGATCACTGTCTACGAGGATCGCTCGTTCACCTTCATCCTGAAGACCCCGCCGGCGGCGGAGCTCCTCAAGAAGGCTGCTGGCGTACAGAAGGGCTCGGGCACCCCGCACACCGTCAAGGTTGCGAAGGTTACTGCTGAGCAGGTTCGCCAGATCGCCGAGCAGAAGCGCGCCGACCTGAACGCGAACGACATCGACGCAGCAGCGAAGATCATCGCGGGCACCGCTCGCTCCATGGGCATCACGGTCGAGTAA